From Diceros bicornis minor isolate mBicDic1 chromosome 17, mDicBic1.mat.cur, whole genome shotgun sequence, the proteins below share one genomic window:
- the NTF3 gene encoding neurotrophin-3, protein MVTSATLLQVNKVMSILLYVIFLAYLRGIQGNNMDQRSLPEDSLNSLIIKLIQADILKNKLSKQMVDVKENYQSTLPKTEAPRVPEPGEPAKSEFQSMIAMDTELLRQQRRYNSPRVLLSDSTPLEPPPLYLMEDYVGNPVVANRTSRRKRYAEHKSHRGEYSVCDSESLWVTDKSSAIDIRGHQVTVLGEIKTGNSPVKQYFYETRCKEARPVKNGCRGIDDKHWNSQCKTSQTYVRALTSENNKLVGWRWIRIDTSCVCALSRKIGRT, encoded by the coding sequence CTCTTACAGGTGAACAAGGTGATGTCCATCTTGCTTTATGTGATATTTCTCGCTTATCTCCGTGGCATCCAAGGGAACAACATGGATCAGAGGAGTTTGCCAGAAGACTCACTAAATTCCCTGATTATTAAGCTGATCCAGGcagatattttgaaaaacaagctCTCCAAGCAGATGGTGGACGTTAAGGAAAACTACCAGAGCACCCTGCCCAAAACAGAGGCCCCCCGAGTGCCAGAGCCGGGAGAGCCCGCCAAGTCGGAATTCCAGTCGATGATTGCCATGGACACCGAGCTGCTGCGGCAACAGAGACGCTACAACTCCCCTCGGGTCCTGCTGAGCGACAGCACGCCCTTGGAGCCCCCGCCCTTGTATCTCATGGAGGATTACGTGGGCAACCCCGTGGTGGCGAACAGAACCTCGCGGCGGAAGAGGTACGCGGAGCACAAGAGTCACCGAGGGGAGTATTCCGTATGTGACAGCGAGAGTCTGTGGGTGACCGACAAGTCATCGGCCATCGATATTCGGGGACACCAGGTCACGGTGCTGGGGGAGATTAAAACCGGCAACTCTCCCGTCAAACAATACTTTTATGAGACGAGATGTAAAGAAGCCAGGCCTGTCAAAAACGGTTGCAGGGGGATCGATGACAAACACTGGAACTCTCAGTGCAAAACGTCGCAGACCTACGTCCGAGCACTGACGTCAGAGAACAATAAACTTGTCGGCTGGCGGTGGATACGGATAGACACCTCCTGTGTGTGTGCCTTGTCGAGAAAAATCGGAAGAACATGA